In a single window of the Helicoverpa zea isolate HzStark_Cry1AcR chromosome 9, ilHelZeax1.1, whole genome shotgun sequence genome:
- the LOC124632931 gene encoding uncharacterized protein LOC124632931, whose translation MADIKLNQTIKAAMILKIICGFFCKISSNKIVITLAKVYCLFFGLMCMSMLRILANHARSFSALLQVFLGVYVYLIYFLLNFYFEGENFMGFLHELRKVVTSQHMKSSEGVQISIRLFTISLSANILLRLKITLDHSQYTVSSIYSFLVFQSTVNLLEFSPILTRLMMFELLWRRMAMVRRNLERELSTHQGYDNSDCILKEKLRRCLNAYKCLLEVTRVNETPMKIAIFTSVTALVFYILTTTHLYISASGELANLALAGELINHFIILLSPALLSEMVIRETDKMKLCIVKRLLVCEDERTLIAIQDAMTYLEQNPFKYTIWRVFAVDMSLILNMIALLTTYTVAMVQFMHICD comes from the exons ATGGCGGATATAAAACTAAACCAAACGATAAAAGCTGCtatgattttaaaaataatttgcggGTTTTTCTGCAAAATTAGTTCTAATAAAATAGTGATAACTTTAGCGaaagtttattgtttgttttttggtcTAATGTGCATGTCCATGCTTAGAATTCTAGCTAACCATGCAAGAAGTTTCAGCGCTTTGTTACAAGTATTTCTGGGAGTATACGTGTACctgatatattttcttttaaatttctATTTTGAAGGTGAAAATTTTATGGGATTCCTACACGAGCTTCGAAAAGTAGTCACTTCTCAGCACATGAAGTCAAGCGAGGGAGTCCAAATTTCCATACGCTTGTTCACTATTTCACTTTCAGCAAACATTTTACTACGATTGAAGATCACGTTGGACCACAGTCAATATACAGTTTCCTCGATCTATTCTTTCTTAGTTTTTCAATCGACAGTCAACTTGTTGGAATTTTCGCCAATTTTGACAAGGCTTATGATGTTTGAATTGCTATGGCGCAGAATGGCAATGGTCCGCAGAAATCTTGAACGGGAGCTATCAACGCATCAGGGCTATGACAATAGTGACTGCATTCTGAAGGAAAAATTGAGGAGATGTCTAAATGCTTACAAATGTTTGTTGGAAGTGACACGTGTAAATGAAACGCCTATGAAAATTGCG ATATTTACATCTGTTACAGCACTCGTTTTCTACATTTTGACTACTACCCATCTGTATATTTCTGCTAGCGGAGAATTA GCAAACCTAGCACTGGCTGGTGAATTGATAAATCacttcattatattattgtcaccAGCATTGCTCTCTGAGATGGTGATCCGTGAAACTGATAAAATGAAACTATGCATCGTAAAACGGTTACTCGTCTGTGAAG atgaAAGAACGCTTATCGCAATACAAGACGCGATGACGTACTTGGAGCAGAACCCGTTCAAGTACACAATATGGCGCGTGTTCGCGGTAGACATGAGTCTGATACTGAACATGATCGCGCTCCTCACCACATACACTGTCGCTATGGTGCAGTTCATGCATATTTGCGATTGA